In one window of Longimicrobium sp. DNA:
- a CDS encoding DUF4097 family beta strand repeat-containing protein — MKNLTLLTLAVLAAAPLEAQRDGYDWSGSIPAGATLRVSTGAGDVNVTRAPRGSTATVRGRVRRAQGNERIRFELVREGQNVTICALYTERATCTAQGIRDDSHRGNRHARADFTVEVPAGVLLAASSGTGDVDVSGATASVRASTGNGDVRVGPGAAEVNASSGNGTIQVQGARGAVRASSGNGQIDVATSAGPVTASSGNGDIRVSMASLRSTSDLSFSSGNGDITLRLPSDFSAELQASTGSGSVRSDFEVRTTGRITAHRLRGTIGRGGRSLRISTGSGSIALERAGGAQ, encoded by the coding sequence GTGAAAAACCTTACCCTCCTCACCCTCGCCGTCCTGGCCGCGGCGCCGCTCGAAGCCCAGCGCGACGGCTACGACTGGTCCGGCTCCATCCCCGCCGGCGCCACCCTGCGCGTCTCCACCGGCGCGGGCGACGTGAACGTGACCCGCGCGCCGCGGGGGAGCACGGCCACGGTGCGGGGCCGCGTCCGCCGCGCGCAGGGCAACGAGCGCATCCGCTTCGAGCTGGTGCGCGAGGGGCAGAACGTGACCATCTGCGCACTGTACACCGAGCGCGCCACCTGCACGGCGCAGGGGATCCGCGACGACTCGCACCGCGGGAATCGCCACGCCCGGGCGGACTTCACCGTGGAGGTGCCCGCGGGCGTGCTCCTCGCCGCCAGCAGCGGCACGGGCGACGTGGACGTGAGCGGCGCCACGGCGTCGGTGCGCGCCAGCACCGGCAACGGCGACGTGCGGGTGGGCCCCGGCGCGGCGGAGGTGAACGCGTCGTCCGGCAACGGGACGATCCAGGTGCAGGGCGCGCGCGGCGCCGTGCGCGCATCGTCAGGCAACGGGCAGATCGACGTGGCCACCTCGGCCGGGCCGGTCACCGCCTCCAGCGGCAACGGCGACATCCGCGTATCGATGGCCTCGCTGCGCTCCACGAGCGACCTGAGCTTCAGCAGCGGCAACGGCGACATCACCCTGCGCCTCCCCAGCGACTTCAGCGCGGAGCTGCAGGCCAGCACGGGGAGCGGATCGGTGCGCAGCGACTTCGAGGTGCGCACCACGGGCCGCATCACCGCGCACCGGCTGCGCGGCACCATCGGCCGCGGCGGACGCTCGCTGCGCATCTCCACCGGCAGCGGCAGCATCGCGTTGGAGCGGGCGGGGGGAGCGCAGTAA